The Anaerolineales bacterium sequence CAGCGCGCTCCCCCGGCAGGAGCCTGAGTCCGTCGAAATCGCGTTCGATGTCGGCTAGACGCCGGCAGCGGATGCACAGCGGGTGGTGGTGAGGCTTGGGGTTTGTGTCCTAGCGCCTGCCACCCCGCCCCGAGTCCTCAACCGGAATCAACTCGCCAAAGTCGACCAGCTGGCGTAGCGTGTTGTAGACCATGGTGCGCCAGACATCCGGCATTGACGAGGCGACCCGCCGGTCCACGTCGTCGGCGTCCGGATCCCCGTGCTCCGCAGCCAGCCGTTCGACGATCGCCCGGCGCCGAGTCGTCACCTTCAGCGCCACGTTGGCGCAGCTTCTTGAGGGCTTCATCGACAGTATGCATGCTCACGTTCCTGGACGATGACCCGTAAGCAGTGGTCTATCGTAGTCATTATAGATCAGTCTGGTGTGATGTCGGGGCCGGCTGGAGAGGCGTCAGCCGAGGTGGAGTGGCGGCATCTGCGGTG is a genomic window containing:
- a CDS encoding transcriptional repressor, translating into MKPSRSCANVALKVTTRRRAIVERLAAEHGDPDADDVDRRVASSMPDVWRTMVYNTLRQLVDFGELIPVEDSGRGGRR